The following DNA comes from Corallococcus silvisoli.
GCCGCCGCTGTCACACGCGCCCAGCGTGTCGCCATGGCGGAGGTGCGCGGCCATCGCCGGAATGCCCACGGAGATCGAGTGCGCATTGAAGGGGTTGCCTGGGGGACGGTGGCAGAGGGTGACGTGTCCGACGCCCCCGGTGCCGGTGCCTCCGTCCGTCGCGGAGGACTCGCCGGCGGCGCTGCCCAGGTTGTCATCGCCCGCGCTGAGCGAGGGGTCGTCCGTCGGGGCGGGCCGGCCGCCACAGGCCGAGAGCATCAGCACCGTGCACAGCACCTTCCACGCCACGGACAAGGAAGTGGGCGCGTTTCGCATGGACATCCTCCTGTGAGGCGAGGGGGGGCTCCTCCTGGGAAGGGGGAGTGTCTCGCCGGCAGGAAGACCCCGCTCGAACCGGGGTGGCCACGCGGACCCGGGGACTACTGGCGGAAGTCCTCACAGGTGGGGAAGCGCGCAGGCTCAGGCAGACACTGTCCGTCCTGGCAGGTGAGGCCCTCCGCGCAATCAGGCAGGCCGGTGCCACACGTCGCCACGCAGGCCGTGCCGCCCCCTGGGAGGTCCCCGCAGTGCAGGGACGCTCCGCACTGCCAGTTCCCGGTGCAGGGCGCGCACTGGGGGCCGGGTCCCTCGCAGCGAGCGCCCCGGCAGACGAGCGGTGACGCGCACCCGGTGTCGTCCAGACATTCCACGCAGCGGCCATCCGACGCGCAATGGCTGCCATTGCCACAGCCCGTCACCGCGCAGCCTTGCTGGGCATAGGCCTCCCGTGGTGTCAGCTCCACGTGCAGCACCGTCTGCTTGCCCTGGCTCACGCAGCCCTGCGTGGATGCCGTGGCGAAGCCGCGCGCGGAGACGCTGACCTCATAGCAACCTTCCGGCAGTGGCCCCATTCGCTGGGGGGCCTTGTCATCGAGCCCCGATGCCCCGATGGGGGTGCCCGCCACCGACGCGGTGGCGCCCTGGATCTGGAGGCTGCCCCTCGCGTGGAGCTTGAGGAAGAAGGTGCCGGCGGGCGCGGGGGTGAGCGCCGCGACCTCCACGGACCGCCCCCCCTGCACGGTGAGGGGCACGCGCGCGGCCTTGTCGTGGGTGGCGACGATGAAGAGCTCCGCCGGGCCCGCGGGCGCGTCCTCCAGCGTGAAGCGTCCGTCAGCGTCCACGCCGGTGCGCACGCCCGGGGTTCCCACCACGGACACCAGCGCGACGGCGGGGTCGAACTCCGTGAGCTGTCCGTGCACGGTGCCCGTGCGGAAGGGGTCGTTGTCCAGGCTGCCGCACGCGCCCAGGCACAGGCTGGCGCCGAGCAACGACAGGAGCAGGAGCAGGCGTTCGTGGCGCATCAGAAGCGGTACCCCACGCCGGCGTTTCCGCCGACGAAGCCCACGGCCTGTCCCTGTCCGTCCGTCACCACGTACGTCAGCATCCCGTGCCCCTGGGCCGTGAGCTCCAGCCGCTCGCCCAGGCGCAGGACCAGTCCGCCCACCACACCGGGGCTGACGGTGAAGTAGCGCTGGCCTCCGGAGAAGGCCTCCACGTCAAAGGACCTGCCCAGATACAACGCGGCCACACGCGGTCCCGCGAAGAGCGTCAAACGCTCCCAGCGCCACAGGTAGGGCACCGCCGCGCCCACCGTGAGCGACGTGTAGCCGAAGGGGACCTCGCTGCCCGGCGCCACCTGGAGCGTGCGCCGTCCCCGGCTCAAGCCCACGTCCAACAGCAGGCCCAGGTCCTGGAGTGGCAGGTCCTCCAGGCGCAGCACGACGCCCACCTGGGGCGCCGCTGGCAGGAGCTCGCGCCGGCTCTTGCCGTCCGCGAAGGACATCATGCCTCCCACGAGCGACAGCGCGCGGCGGGGGATGGCGTCCGACAGCAGGCGCTCCAAGGGCAGACGCTCGCCTCGGGCCACGTCGACCTCGCGCCGCACGAGGACCGCATCCCCCTTGGTGAGCTCCACCGTGCGCCGGCCCGGGCCCACCGCGGCGCCACCGGGCAGCTCGAGCCGCGGCTCCCCGTCCACCTTGAGCGTGAAGCCGTCCAGGCGGGGGCTGTAGGAGAAGAGCTCCGGCTGGCCGGTCCGGTCGATGCGGCCGGCGAGGATGACGGGATCCGCGCCCACTTCGACGATCTCCGCGGACGGGCGCTGCCGGCCTTCCGTGAAGGCGAAGGTGCGGCGGCGTGAATAGTCGTGGGCTTCCGTGGCGGTGACGGCCCCGTCGCCGTTGCGGTCGGCCGCGCCTCCCAGGCCCTCGATGAGGAAGTACGTGTAGATGTCGTTGCGCAGGCTGGCGTCCTCTCGCGCCGTCTCGCCCCAATCGCTGGCGGCGAACACCATGGAGGCCCGGGACGACTCCTCCAGGGGCCGCGCGTAGAAGCCGGACTTGATGCCCGCCAGGTCCTCTTCCACCTCGCGGGGGAGCAGGGACTTGCCGCTGCCACTGTGGCAGGTGGCGAGCACCAGCAGCCGGCGCCGGCTGGGCAGCTGTTCAAACTCCGCCTTCAGCGCGTCCATGGAGAGCGCCGTCTGGGGAATGGCGCGGTAGGCCGCGTCGTGGGTGACCAGGTAGCGCGTCAGCATGCCCCGGCCGTCGCGCGCGAGCGTGCCGTGCGCGGACAGGTACACCATCACCACGTCGTCGGGCCGGGTGGCCTCCCGCTTGAGCTGCCGCAGCGCCGCGAGAATGGCCTCCTTCGTCGTCTCCTCCGGGCGCGTGAGGACTCGCACCTGATCGAAGTGGCCGCGCGAGGGATCCTTCAGCGCCGCCGCCAGGTCCGTGGCGTCCTTGCTGGAGAAGCGCAGGGCACGCCACTGGGGATCCTCGAACGAGGAGATGCCCACGAGCAGCGCGAGCCGCCGGGGCGTGTAGGCGCGCGACAGGTCCGCCGCGTCGAGCCGCAGCGGGACGAGCCCTCCCTTGCCCCCTGGCGCGGCGGAGGGGCCCGCGCAGGCGCAGAGCAAGGCGAGAAGGAGGGGGAGGAGGGGCCTCACGGCGCCCGAGTCTGGCCGGATTGGACCCGCACGTCGAACCGCGCCACGGTCCCCGGGCGCGCATCCGGGGCCACGCCCGCCTCCAGGGCGGCGAGCGCGTCCTCCTCCGACGCGGCTTCTCCCGGAGCGAAGGCGACCAGCATCAACGACAGCGGGCCCTCGTCCGCCTCCAGGCTCACGCCGGTGAGCCCCTCGGGGCCTTCCAGGTCGTGCGTTCCGGCCTCCAGGGGGAAGCGGCCCAGCAGCTCCGCGGGCTGGTGCTCGCGCTGCTGGTAGAGCAGCGCGGTGCCGGACTCGGTGGCGTGGTAGCGCAGGAGCAGCACCTCGTCCCTCGCGACGACGGCTCCCGCGTCCAGCCGGCGCAGGCCGCCGTCCAGGCTCCTGGCGACCACGGCCAGCTCCAGGGAGATGCGGCCCGTGCCCTTCTCACCGATTCCTTGCACGCCGGGCGTGGGGGCCTGCTCGCCTGGACTCAGCACCACCATCAACACCGACGCCGCGACCGCGCCGGCCATCCACCCCCAGTAGCGCGCGGGCGGCGCCGCGAAGCGCCGGGTCCGGGGCGCCGCCAGCGGAGGCACCCAGGGGGGGACGCCCACGGTGGACTCTGACGGAGGCGCGAGTCCCAGGAGCAGCGCATCCGTGTGTCCATCGAGCGGGTCCACGTGCGTGGCGAGGAAGGCCTCGCAGACCTCGCAGGGGGAGGCCAGGTGCCGGGCGAAGTAGGTCCGGGTCGTGGGCTCGTCATTCGCGAGGTCTCGCATCGCGGAGGCATCCAGGTGTTCCATGGCTCACTCCCACCGTCCGGCGAGCACCCGTTGGAGGAGCTCCCGCTTGATGCGTCCTCGAAACCGCTCCAGCCGCATGGTGACCGTGCTCTTTCCCACCCCGAGCTGGTGGGCGATCTCCCGGGCCGTGAGCTGTCCCTCGATGTAGAAGAGCTGCACCGTCTTCTTCTCCTCGCCCTCGGGCAGCTCCGCGATGAGCTGTCGCACCACCGCGATGTCCCGCTCCACCTGGAGTGCTGGCGGCATGGGCGGCACCGTTTCCGGAGCCGGGTCCGGCAGGTCCTCTTCCAACCGTCTCAGGAGGGTGCGCCGCTCCAGCCGCGTGCGCGCCCGGTTGCGTGCGATGGTCAGCAGCCACGGGGTGAAGGCGCCAGCCTCCTTCAGCCGGGGCAGCCCCCGGAATGCCCGCACGTACGACTCCTGGAGGACGTCCTCGACCTCATCGGCATCCAATGTGCCGAAACCCGCCACCAGCCGTGCCACCAGGGGGCGTGTGCGCCGGTAGAGCTCGTTGAAGGCGGACGTCTCCCCTCGCGTCGCACGCAGAACCACGTCCGCCACCGCGTCCGTTTCACCCACCTGCGCAGAAGACCTCCCATGGGGTGAAGCGGCCACGGGGATCATTTCTTTCGCGGCACCGGGGGCTGTCGCGAGCCGTCCGCGGCCGGATGCAAGGAGCCCCCGGACGCCGCGGTCCAGGGGCTTCTTCGCCCCCAAGGGCCGCGGCGCTCAGCCCGCGAGCCTCGCCTTGAGCGTGATGTTCACGCCAGCGAGCGCCTTGGAGACCGGGCACCCCTTCCGGGTCTCCTCCGCGATCTTCTGGAACTGGGCGTCATGGGCGCCGGGGACGGTGGCCTCGGTGCTCAGCGCGATGGTGGTGATGGCGAAGCCGTCCCCCTGCTTGTCCAACTGCACGTCCGCGTTGGTCTGGATTCGCGTGGGCTTGAGGCCCGCCTTCTCCAGCCCCAGAGACAAAGCCATGGAGAAGCATCCCGAGAGCGCCGCGCCGATGAGCTCCTCCGGGTTGCTCCCTGGCTGCCCCTCGAAGCGGGTGCCGAGCGAGAAGGGGACCTCCGCGGCGTGGCCCGGCTTCATCACCCCCTTGCCGTCCTTCAGGCCCCCAGTCCACTGCGCACCGCCCTTGCTGATTCCCATGGCGTTCGTCTCCTTTCAATTCAATCAGAACACGGCGTGCCGCCGTGGCGGCTCTTGTATGGAAAATTCCATTGGGTTTGACGGAGATGACAGTCATTGCCTGGGGTTCCGTTCTCTGTCTGACTTGGCGCCGCGAGGCATCTCCGCCTCCGTCACCTGGAGCACCCTGCATGCGAAACATCCTCCGTGTGTTGGTCGTGACCGGCTTCTCCGTGGGCGTCCTCTCTGCCTGTGGGCCGGCGGCGGAGCCGGACGGGGCCGAGTCCTCGCAGGTGGAGCAAGGCATTGGCTCCACGCCGAACTGTGGCCTTGGCAGCTCGCTGGCGGAGAAGACGGAGTGGAAGACGACCTGCGGCGCCTGTAGCGAGGTGGGCGGGGATGGCAGCTGGCACAACGGCGACCATGGCCGGGGCGGCAGCCTCTACCAGACGTGCTGCGGCGCCAGCGGCTGCGGGGCGTGGAAGCTCATCCGCCCCGTCTGCACCACCTGCTAGGGAGGCCTCCAGGAGTTCTCCAACCGCCACCGGACCCGCGTCGCCCGCACGGAGACTCGTGTGGGCGACCGCGGGTTTGTCACCGGGACGGAGTTACGGCGTCTCCGCGGGATTCACCCTCAGCTCGAAGAAGTGGGTGATGAAGCTGTGAGTCCCGCCAAAGGACTGAGGGTCCGGCAGGTAGCGCGGCGGCGTCCAGGGCGACAGCTCCACCCCTACAAGGCCCGAGCCCTCGTTCACTCCGTGGAAGGTGAACTCCAGCTCCCCCGAGGTCCGTGGCTCGAGCGTCATGCGTCGTTCAAACGTGGAGTCGAGCCCCGGGACAGGTGTGAGCTGAATCGCTTCTCCATTCAGGCGCACGCTGATGGTCACCAGCCCCGACTCCATCGGCCGCCCTCCCACTGAAAGCAAGAGGCCGGCCCCGAGGGCGCCGACATTCTCGAAGCGCTGCTTCCAGGTCACCGAAGAGGACACGGCCATCCCCAGCTCGGTTTTTCCCGTGAGCTTCTCTTCGGGGTTGGCCACGGCCCATTCGAGGCGGGGGCGCGTACGCCCCTCATCCCAGAGCGGCGCCCCCTTCTTCTGGGGCTTTTCGAAGAGCAGCAGCTCCAGGGGCTTGCCGGCCTCGCAGCGCACCTGCGCCAGCTTGCCGTACTCGAAATGGTCGGGGGCGATCCACACCCGGCCGGGGGCGGCGGTCGCGGTGGCGAAACGGAACGCATCCTCCAGCGGGACCGAAGTGATCTCCGCGAACGAGGATTCGTCCGAGAGCTCGAGGCGGCCCAGCGCGCACTTCATGATCACCAGGGCCGAGTCGGCGTCCGCGAGCGCGAGTCCACACACGGCGCCCGTGCCCTCGGTGTAGAACTCCGTCAACAGGGCGCCTTTGTCCGAGTAGTGGGCCAGGGTGGAGGCGTGGCCGCTCTGGGTGATGGCGACCAGCACCCCCTGCTGGGTGGGCACCGCGAACCATTGCTCCTCGCGGGTCGAGGGCTCCCACTGCAGCACGAAGTCCACCTTGGGGGAGCCGGGGCGAATCACCGCGATCCGTCCCGCGCCCGGGTCCACCGCCACCACGCCATGCAGATGGCTGGAGAGCAGGACGCCCGAAGGTGCCCCTCGCTCGGCTTCCTCGGACGCGGCCAACTGATGTGGCTCCGCGATGACAGGCTCGGGCAAGGGTAGCGTCCGCCAGTCCTCGCCTGACAAGTCACTCCAGAGGATTCGGCTCAGGCTGGCGCGTCCGTCGACCTGACAGCCGATGAGCCGCGCTCCGTCGCAGACCAGGTCCGCCAACTCCACGTTCAACGGCTTGCAGGGCGTATCGGGTCCCTCGGCCAGGGTGAAGATTCGAGGGGGCGAACGCTCCGGGCCAAAGGTCTCCACCTCCCGCTGTGCTCCGCGGCCCATCCAGATCCGCTGGGCCTCCGGGGCGACGGCCAGGACGCAGTTCGACAGTCGATTGAACTCCACGTCTCCCTCGACCCTGCGATGCAGGCCTTGAGAGCCTTTGTAGACTTCCAACTGGGTGAGGGAGGCGACCCAGAGTTCCTCGGGGGTCGCGAAGAGGCGCAGCATCGGTTTCGTGGTCATGACGTGTTCTCCGTTTCCCGGTGCTGCCCTCAACCGATGAAGACCTGCAAGGTCTCCCATTCCTTCGAGGTGATGCCGCCCGCGACGGCCAGGGCCATCACTCCCGCCTTGACGAAGCCGCCTCCAGCGCCTCGTCCGTGGAAGGTGAGCTGAAGCTCGTGTTCACCTTGAGGCTCCAACGGCAGCATGCATTGGGTCTGGCCTCCTGCGAGCGGGCCGACGTGTATGGGATACTCCGTCCCATCCAGCGTCAGGCGGACCGCGAGCAGCCGCGTCGCGAGAACGTCGCCGTTCAGCGCGACAATCACCCCGGCTCCAGGTCCCCCCATGTTCTTGATGCGCCGGGTCCAGGTGGCCGCTTGAGACAGGGGAACCCGCACCACGGCGTTCGCGGCCGTGCTCCACTCCAACCGAGGGGCGGCGGTCTCCTCGCCGACGGAAGGGGGCGCCTCGGCCTCCTCTTCCTCCGCGTTGACCGGAGCCGGAACGGGGACGCCGTGCCACTCCAGGTGAAGCGTCTCCAGCTCGCTCGTGAGGATGTCCGCCTGACCGCGCCTCTGGCCCCTCCAGAGGGCGTCCCCGAAGCAATGGGCCCCCCACCTGAAGGCGAGGATAAGCCACTCCGTCGTGGCTTGCCGTTCCTCCACGGGGAGGGCCCGCCACTGGTCGAGCAGGCCGTCGAGCAGCTCCTCGAAGTCCTTGTGGTAGAAATCGTAGAAGAGAAGCGCCCGGAGGCGCTTCAGGTAGGGCGGGCGGTCCTCGGGGAAGTCCAGGCCCAGGTTCTCAGCGAGGTTCTCCAGCAGGCACACCGCCGAGTCGAACTCCTGTTCCTGCTGCTGCCGCGCGACTCTCTGGCGAAAGTCCTCCGCGGTGACGAGCGTCATGTCCTCCAGCAACTCGAAGTCGAGCCGACCCAGGTCTGACTTGAATCGGGGCGCGTTCTCCGCGATGGCGCTCACCGTTCCGGAGACAAAAGCCCTGAAGCGCTCCTCGTCGATGTCCAGGGTCTTCAATGGAATGAAGGACTCCGATGTGGAGCTCCCCATGCCCTCGCTGTAGCGCAGCGAGAAGACCAGCTGGTGGGGGTTTTTCTCTTTGACCTGGAAGGCGAAGCTGACGTTGGTGAACGCCTCCTCATTGGCGTTGATTCGCTGCTCGAACGCCTCGTTGAGCAGCTCAATGTGCCTGGAGATCCGTGTCTGAGACATGGCGCCCAGCGTAGCGCCAGCGTCATGGTTGTGAAGACTTTGTTGCTGTGAGTGCGTGGCGTCATTGCGCGGGGGCCGCCGGTGCCATCGGGGTGTGCACGTGTTCGGGGCGGACCCCCATTCCGACGAGGCGCGCGGGGATGCGGCGCAGGGCGGGGACGTGCTCCAGCAGCCACAGGGGCAGGGGCAGTCGCGAGAGAGGGGAGGGGTTTCGGAGCACCGGGCCCAGCACGCGGTCCTGGATGAGCACCTGCGCTCGCTGCGTCACCCGGGTGGGGAACTCGCGGCGCTGCTGGACGCGGTGGAGGTCCTGGGGCGTCACGTGCCGGGCGAGCAGGGGGCCCGCGAGCAGGTTCGCGGCGGCCACGGCGTCCTGCACCGCGAGGTTGATGCCCACGCCTCCCACGGGAGACATCGCGTGCGCGGCGTCTCCAATGCACAGCAATCCAGGCTGATACCAGGTGCGCAGGCGATCCACCCGGACGGTGAGCAGCTTCACGTCATCCCAGCTTCGGATCTCCTGGCGGCGGTCCGCGAGGAACGGCGTCAGCTTCGCGAAGTCGTCCCGGAAGGACTCCAGGCCCTGCCGCTGGAGGTGCTCGAAGCCGCCCTTGGCGATGATCCGGCCGCACTGCCATTGGTCGCCCCGGTTGATGAGGATGAAGAGCTGTCCGCGCTCGAAGCGGCCCATGGGATCCACGGGGTCGTCGGGCTTGCGTGTCACCCGGAACCAGAGCACGTCCATGGGGGCGCCCAGGTTCTCCACCTCCAGGCCCGACTGCTGTCGCACCGTGGACGTCCGACCGTCCGCCGCCACCACCAGGGAGGCGCGCACCTGGAGGATGCCCTCCGGCGTCAGGGCGCGGACCCCGACGACCTGGCCCCGCTCACGCACCACGTCCGTCACCGCCGTGCGGCGGAGCAGGTGGAAGCCCGGGTAGGCCGCGGCCTTGCGCGCGAGGAAGTCGAGCAGGTCCCACTGCGGCATGATCGCGATGAAGCGCGCGTGGGTCGGCAGGTGGCGGAAGTCGCCCACGGCGACGCTGTGCGCGCCGCTCTGAAAGCGCAAGAGCGGGACCTTCGTGTGGGGCAGGGCGAGCAGCTCGTCCATCCATCCCAGCTCGTGCATCAGCTCCAGCGTGGAGGGGTGGATGGTGTCGCCCCGGAAGTCGCGAAGGAAGTCCGCGTGCTTCTCCAACACCATCACGTCCACGCCGGCCCGCGCGAGGAGCAGCCCCATCATCATTCCCGCCGGGCCTCCTCCCACGATGCAGCACTGCGTGGTGCGCGTCTCGTCGGCCATGGTGCTGCCCCCCCTGCCCGCGGTTCGTCGGGCGTGAGCAGCCTAAACACGCTGACAGGCGTCCCCCATGTGCCCCGGGGGCTTGTGTTGAGTCCACATCCCGCCGGTTGTCACGCGGCGCACGGGACGCCGTCCGCGAGCCGCGCGGGTCCTAACCTCCCACGAAGTCCATCAGCACCGCGTAGTGCGTGGCGGCCGCGGCGACGACCATCGCGTGGAAGACCTCGTGGTAGCCGAAGACGGCCGGGGCCGGATCCGGCCAGCGGCGCGCGTACACCACCGCGCCCACCGCGTAGAGCACGGCCCCGAAGAACAGCCAGCCCACCCGGCTGGCGCCCATGACGCCCGGCAGGTTCAGCATCACCGGGGCCGCCACGCAGCCCAGCGCGACGTAGAGCGCGGACCGGAGCCCCCGCGACGCGGAGATGCCCAGGAGCGTCAGCGCCGCGCCCGTCAGCGCCGCGCCCCACATCACCCAGAGCAGTCGCTGGCTCCAGCCCCCCATGGGCGCCAGCGTCGCCAGGGGCGTGAAGCTCCCCGCGATGAGGATGTAGATGGACGCGTGGTCGAGCCGCTGGAGCCGCCGGTACGTCGCCGCGCTCCAGGTGGGCCAGTGGTAGCTGCCGCTCACCCCGAACATCAGGACCAGGCTGCCACCGAACACCAGGTTGGCCACGGACTGCGCGCCCTCCACGGGGACCCGCGCCAGCCGCAGGCACCCCACCAGCGCCGCCACGAACGCGAGCATGTGCGACACGCCGCGCAACCTGGGTTTCACACGCTCATCCATGCGGTGCTCGTACGCGCGCCACGTCATGGCCGCGTCAGCTTCCGCGTCCCCGTCCGCGACGGACGTCACGTTCTCCACGCATCGCCCCGGTCCAGTGTCGTCGGGAGGTCAGGGCGGGGCCTCGCGCGGCGTGTCCGAGGACGACCTCCCCCGTCACCCCAGAGGCGCCCCGCTCACGCGCCCGCGGCCTTCCGTTCCTCCAGCGCGTCGGAGCGGAGCGCCTGGCTGGCGACGCCGGACATGCGCTCCGCCAGGGTCTGCACGGAGTGGGTGACGGTGCGCGTCTCCTCGACGACCTTCAGCGTGTTCTGCATCTGGCGCGACAGCTCCTGGATGGCCTGGGCGATCTGGTGCGTGCCCGTGTCCTGCTGGGCCACGGCCTGGGTGATCTGCCGGACGCTGCCGCCGGTGTCGGCGATGATGGCCGCCAGCCGCTGGAGCTGGGCTCCCGAGGTGCGCACCGAGTCCAGGCTGACCTGGACCCGTTGATCCCCCTGTTCGCTCATCCGCGCGGCGTCACGCATGCTCATGCTCACGCCGTCGAGCACGTCGCGGATGCGCTGGGTGGCCCGGATGGACTGGTCCGCCAGTCGCCGCATCTCCCGCGCCACCACGCCAAAGCCCTTGCCGCTCTCGCCGTTGCGCACCGCCTCGATGGCGGCGTTGATGGCCAGCATGTTGGATTGATCCGCCAGCGTCTTCACGTCATCGACGATGCCGGACACCTCGCGGGTGCGCTCGTCGAGCGCGAGGATGCGCGCGGCCATCTCGGACACCTCGGTGCGGATGGCGGCCAGGTCCGTCAGCGTGCGCTCCATGGCGGCTGCCCCCTCGCGTCCGACCCCCTCGGCGCTCTCCGCCGAGGCCGCGAGCACGCGGGTCTTCTCCGAGGTCAGGTGGGAGCCCTGGCGGATCTCCTCCACGGTCTGCTCCAGCTCGAGCAGCGCCGCCGCCTGGCGGGCGATGCCCGCGGTCTGTTCCTCGCTGGAGGTGCGCAGCTGCTGCACCACGGCGGCGAGCTCGTCCGCGCCCTGGCCCATGCCGCGCGCCAGCTCGCGCACGTCCCCCCGGCGCGCGTCGAGCAGCTGCGTGTGCTCGGCCAGCGAGCGCACCACCTCCGCGGAGCGGCGGGCGACGATGGCCACGAGCGACAGCGTGAGCGCGAAGAAGCCCCAATGGACCTCCGTGTCGGTCGCCTCCATCCACCCGAGCAGCGGCAGGACGCTGAGCAGGAGCACCAGGGTGAGGAGTCCCAGCCCGACGACGAAGATGCGCGCGTCCCGGTCGCCCCTCCATGCATGGACCACCACCACGCCCACGCAGACGAGCAGCGCGGGGAGCGAATAGAAGACGAAGAAGGGCAGCAGCCGCCACGCGGTGCCCAGGTCCACGAGCACGATCGCCGACTGGACCGCGGCCGGGACGGAGATGGCCGCCGCGCCCCAGCGGAACGCGCGCAGCTTCCCCGCGCCGACGGTCTCCGAGATGAACCACGCCAGCCCGGGCACGAGCACGTACGCGCCCAGCAGGGTGAGGACGCTCCCGGCGACCGCGCTGTCCCAGAGCGCCGCGAGCAGTCCGCTGGAGCCCAGCAGCAGCGCCCCGGAGCCCGAGGCGAAGACGGCCAGCGACGCCAGCAGCCGTGTCTGGCGGCGAAGGATGACGGCCCCCAGCGACGCCACGCCGATGGCCAGCAGCAGGGTCCCCAGCACGAAGGGCGCGAGTCCCGTGCGCGTCACCTCCGCGAGCAGCGCATGGCGGGCGCCCACCCGGGCATCCCGGCTGACACCGATGGTGGGCCCGGTGCCCTGGATGCGCAGCAGCACGCGATGCCCCAGCGCCGAGGGCGGCAGGGGCACCAGGTGCCAGGCCATGTTCTCCAGCGTCTCCTCGGCGGAGGGCGTCAGGGTCCCGCTCCCGTGGATGCGCTGGCCGCCGGCGTAGGCCTCGAAGGCGTTGGCGACGTTGCCCAGCAGGAGCGCAGGCTCCAACCAGTCGCCCGCGGGGACAGGGATGCTCAGCCAGAGCAGCGTGTTCGCGCCGCGCCCTGGAGGCTCCTGGAGCGCCGTCATCGCCTCCCAGCCCGCCGCGCTCTCCGGCTCCGTGGCCCACGTGGGAATGCCGTCCGGCCCGATGGGCGAGTCGCCCCAGCGGAAGCGCCAGCCGTCGAGCGCAT
Coding sequences within:
- a CDS encoding OsmC family protein codes for the protein MGISKGGAQWTGGLKDGKGVMKPGHAAEVPFSLGTRFEGQPGSNPEELIGAALSGCFSMALSLGLEKAGLKPTRIQTNADVQLDKQGDGFAITTIALSTEATVPGAHDAQFQKIAEETRKGCPVSKALAGVNITLKARLAG
- a CDS encoding methyl-accepting chemotaxis protein, giving the protein MFHPPAFALDLFHGLAAAGRSPRRASRLVALGSVLLLFLAFAPAAHAAEAVHALDGWRFRWGDSPIGPDGIPTWATEPESAAGWEAMTALQEPPGRGANTLLWLSIPVPAGDWLEPALLLGNVANAFEAYAGGQRIHGSGTLTPSAEETLENMAWHLVPLPPSALGHRVLLRIQGTGPTIGVSRDARVGARHALLAEVTRTGLAPFVLGTLLLAIGVASLGAVILRRQTRLLASLAVFASGSGALLLGSSGLLAALWDSAVAGSVLTLLGAYVLVPGLAWFISETVGAGKLRAFRWGAAAISVPAAVQSAIVLVDLGTAWRLLPFFVFYSLPALLVCVGVVVVHAWRGDRDARIFVVGLGLLTLVLLLSVLPLLGWMEATDTEVHWGFFALTLSLVAIVARRSAEVVRSLAEHTQLLDARRGDVRELARGMGQGADELAAVVQQLRTSSEEQTAGIARQAAALLELEQTVEEIRQGSHLTSEKTRVLAASAESAEGVGREGAAAMERTLTDLAAIRTEVSEMAARILALDERTREVSGIVDDVKTLADQSNMLAINAAIEAVRNGESGKGFGVVAREMRRLADQSIRATQRIRDVLDGVSMSMRDAARMSEQGDQRVQVSLDSVRTSGAQLQRLAAIIADTGGSVRQITQAVAQQDTGTHQIAQAIQELSRQMQNTLKVVEETRTVTHSVQTLAERMSGVASQALRSDALEERKAAGA
- a CDS encoding peptidase associated/transthyretin-like domain-containing protein, with the protein product MRHERLLLLLSLLGASLCLGACGSLDNDPFRTGTVHGQLTEFDPAVALVSVVGTPGVRTGVDADGRFTLEDAPAGPAELFIVATHDKAARVPLTVQGGRSVEVAALTPAPAGTFFLKLHARGSLQIQGATASVAGTPIGASGLDDKAPQRMGPLPEGCYEVSVSARGFATASTQGCVSQGKQTVLHVELTPREAYAQQGCAVTGCGNGSHCASDGRCVECLDDTGCASPLVCRGARCEGPGPQCAPCTGNWQCGASLHCGDLPGGGTACVATCGTGLPDCAEGLTCQDGQCLPEPARFPTCEDFRQ
- the trhA gene encoding PAQR family membrane homeostasis protein TrhA — encoded protein: MDERVKPRLRGVSHMLAFVAALVGCLRLARVPVEGAQSVANLVFGGSLVLMFGVSGSYHWPTWSAATYRRLQRLDHASIYILIAGSFTPLATLAPMGGWSQRLLWVMWGAALTGAALTLLGISASRGLRSALYVALGCVAAPVMLNLPGVMGASRVGWLFFGAVLYAVGAVVYARRWPDPAPAVFGYHEVFHAMVVAAAATHYAVLMDFVGG
- a CDS encoding caspase family protein; translated protein: MRPLLPLLLALLCACAGPSAAPGGKGGLVPLRLDAADLSRAYTPRRLALLVGISSFEDPQWRALRFSSKDATDLAAALKDPSRGHFDQVRVLTRPEETTKEAILAALRQLKREATRPDDVVMVYLSAHGTLARDGRGMLTRYLVTHDAAYRAIPQTALSMDALKAEFEQLPSRRRLLVLATCHSGSGKSLLPREVEEDLAGIKSGFYARPLEESSRASMVFAASDWGETAREDASLRNDIYTYFLIEGLGGAADRNGDGAVTATEAHDYSRRRTFAFTEGRQRPSAEIVEVGADPVILAGRIDRTGQPELFSYSPRLDGFTLKVDGEPRLELPGGAAVGPGRRTVELTKGDAVLVRREVDVARGERLPLERLLSDAIPRRALSLVGGMMSFADGKSRRELLPAAPQVGVVLRLEDLPLQDLGLLLDVGLSRGRRTLQVAPGSEVPFGYTSLTVGAAVPYLWRWERLTLFAGPRVAALYLGRSFDVEAFSGGQRYFTVSPGVVGGLVLRLGERLELTAQGHGMLTYVVTDGQGQAVGFVGGNAGVGYRF
- a CDS encoding RNA polymerase sigma factor, which gives rise to MIPVAASPHGRSSAQVGETDAVADVVLRATRGETSAFNELYRRTRPLVARLVAGFGTLDADEVEDVLQESYVRAFRGLPRLKEAGAFTPWLLTIARNRARTRLERRTLLRRLEEDLPDPAPETVPPMPPALQVERDIAVVRQLIAELPEGEEKKTVQLFYIEGQLTAREIAHQLGVGKSTVTMRLERFRGRIKRELLQRVLAGRWE
- a CDS encoding FAD-dependent oxidoreductase, with the translated sequence MADETRTTQCCIVGGGPAGMMMGLLLARAGVDVMVLEKHADFLRDFRGDTIHPSTLELMHELGWMDELLALPHTKVPLLRFQSGAHSVAVGDFRHLPTHARFIAIMPQWDLLDFLARKAAAYPGFHLLRRTAVTDVVRERGQVVGVRALTPEGILQVRASLVVAADGRTSTVRQQSGLEVENLGAPMDVLWFRVTRKPDDPVDPMGRFERGQLFILINRGDQWQCGRIIAKGGFEHLQRQGLESFRDDFAKLTPFLADRRQEIRSWDDVKLLTVRVDRLRTWYQPGLLCIGDAAHAMSPVGGVGINLAVQDAVAAANLLAGPLLARHVTPQDLHRVQQRREFPTRVTQRAQVLIQDRVLGPVLRNPSPLSRLPLPLWLLEHVPALRRIPARLVGMGVRPEHVHTPMAPAAPAQ